From Lagenorhynchus albirostris chromosome 15, mLagAlb1.1, whole genome shotgun sequence, one genomic window encodes:
- the YWHAG gene encoding 14-3-3 protein gamma codes for MVDREQLVQKARLAEQAERYDDMAAAMKNVTELNEPLSNEERNLLSVAYKNVVGARRSSWRVISSIEQKTSADGNEKKIEMVRAYREKIEKELEAVCQDVLSLLDNYLIKNCSETQYESKVFYLKMKGDYYRYLAEVATGEKRATVVESSEKAYSEAHEISKEHMQPTHPIRLGLALNYSVFYYEIQNAPEQACHLAKTAFDDAIAELDTLNEDSYKDSTLIMQLLRDNLTLWTSDQQDDDGGEGNN; via the exons ATGGTGGACCGCGAGCAACTGGTGCAGAAAGCCCGGCTGGCGGAGCAGGCGGAGCGCTACGACGACATGGCCGCGGCCATGAAGAAC GTGACAGAGCTGAATGAGCCACTGTCCAATGAAGAAAGAAACCTTCTCTCTGTGGCCTACAAGAATGTAGTTGGGGCACGCCGTTCTTCCTGGAGGGTCATCAGTAGCATTGAGCAGAAGACATCTGCAGATGGTAATGAGAAGAAGATAGAGATGGTCCGTGCTTACCGtgaaaaaatagagaaggaatTGGAGGCCGTATGTCAGGATGTGCTGAGCCTGCTGGATAACTACCTGATCAAAAATTGCAGTGAGACCCAGTATGAGAGCAAAGTGTTTTATCTGAAGATGAAAGGGGACTATTACCGCTACCTGGCTGAAGTCGCCACTGGAGAGAAGAGGGCGACCGTCGTGGAGTCATCTGAGAAGGCCTACAGCGAAGCCCATGAGATTAGCAAGGAGCACATGCAGCCCACTCACCCCATTAGATTAGGCCTGGCCCTTAACTACTCCGTTTTCTACTATGAGATCCAGAACGCCCCAGAGCAAGCCTGCCACTTGGCCAAGACCGCTTTTGATGACGCCATTGCTGAGCTCGACACTCTCAATGAGGACTCCTACAAGGACTCCACGCTCATCATGCAGCTCCTCCGAGACAACCTCACGCTCTGGACAAGCGATCAGCAAGACGACGACGGTGGAGAAGGCAACAATTAA